One genomic segment of Vigna radiata var. radiata cultivar VC1973A unplaced genomic scaffold, Vradiata_ver6 scaffold_246, whole genome shotgun sequence includes these proteins:
- the LOC106778305 gene encoding DEAD-box ATP-dependent RNA helicase 37: MPTSWADLAANSASENAGTSNSTALTRPVYVPPHLRNRAASASASTESPPAPPNVSSNNNVGSRWGAPRNGWGNRSGGWDRREVNPFGDQEDAAEEGAAASGEEQGNMGINFDAYEDIPVETSGENVPPPVNTFAEIDLGDALNQNIRRCKYVKPTPVQRHAIPISLGGRDLMACAQTGSGKTAAFCFPIISGIMRGQGQAPQRPPRGARTVYPLALVLSPTRELSVQILEEARKFSYQTGVRVVVAYGGAPINQQLRELERGVDILVATPGRLVDLLERARVSLQMIKYLALDEADRMLDMGFEPQIRKIVEQMDMPPPGARQTMLFSATFPREIQRLASDFLSNYVFLAVGRVGSSTDLIVQRVEYVQESDKRSHLMDLLHAQRANGVQGKQALTLVFVETKKGADALEHWLCRNGFPATTIHGDRSQQERELALRSFKTGNTPILVATDVAARGLDIPHVAHVVNFDLPNDIDDYVHRIGRTGRAGKKGLATAFFNDNNASLARPLADLMQEANQEVPDWLSRYAARSSIGGGRNRRTGGSRFGGRDFRREGSFSRGGSDYYSTGNNSGGYGNSGGYGGGYGPGVTSAWD; the protein is encoded by the exons ATGCCAACATCGTGGGCTGATTTGGCTGCGAATTCCGCCTCTGAAAATGCGGGAACATCCAACTCCACAGCTCTGACGCGGCCTGTTTATGTGCCTCCGCATCTGAGGAACCGTGCAGCATCAGCATCAGCATCAACGGAATCCCCCCCTGCTCCGCCCAATGTGAGTTCTAATAATAATGTCGGATCACGGTGGGGTGCGCCCAGAAACGGTTGGGGGAACAGAAGCGGTGGTTGGGATCGGCGGGAAGTGAACCCTTTCGGAGATCAGGAGGATGCAGCTGAAGAGGGAGCAGCAGCTTCTGGCGAGGAGCAGGGAAACATGGGAATTAATTTTGATGCTTACGAGGACATTCCCGTTGAGACGAGCGGTGAAAACGTTCCCCCACCTGTGAATACTTTTGCAGAGATTGACTTGGGCGATGCTCTTAATCAGAATATTAGACGCTGCAAATATGTTAAACCAACGCCGGTCCAGCGGCATGCCATACCCATATCCCTTGGCGGACGGGATTTGATGGCTTGTGCGCAGACTGGTTCTGGAAAGACTGCAGCATTCTGTTTCCCTATTATCAGTGGCATTATGAGAGGTCAAGGGCAGGCCCCCCAGCGGCCCCCTCGCGGTGCCCGTACAGTCTATCCACTTGCCCTTGTTCTCTCGCCGACTAGGGAGTTATCCGTGCAA ATACTTGAAGAGGCTAGGAAGTTTTCATACCAGACAGGGGTCAGGGTCGTTGTTGCCTATGGTGGAGCTCCTATAAACCAGCAG CTACGGGAACTTGAGAGAGGGGTGGACATTCTTGTTGCAACTCCAGGAAGATTGGTAGATTTGCTGGAGAGAGCTAGAGTTTCATTGCAGATGATCAAATATTTGGCCTTAGATGAGGCAGATAGGATGCTGGACATGGGTTTTGAACCACAAATAAGGAAGATTGTAGAACAAATGGACATGCCTCCACCAGGTGCCAGACAGACTATGTTGTTCAGTGCCACATTTCCAAGAGAGATACAG AGACTGGCCTCTGATTTCCTttcaaattatgtttttctGGCCGTTGGAAGAGTGGGCTCAAGTACCGATTTGATTGTCCAAAGAGTTGAGTACGTTCAAGAGTCTGACAAGAGAAGTCACCTCATGGATCTTCTTCATGCGCAGAGGGCAAATGGGGTACAAGGAAAG CAAGCTTTGACTTTAGTTTTTGTGGAGACAAAGAAGGGAGCTGATGCTCTCGAGCATTGGTTGTGTCGTAATGGTTTTCCAGCAACTACTATTCACGGTGACAGGTCACAACAG GAAAGAGAATTGGCATTAAGATCATTTAAAACTGGCAACACCCCCATATTGGTTGCAACTGATGTGGCTGCACGCGGGCTTGATATTCCTCATGTTGCCCATGTGGTTAACTTTGATCTTCCTAATGATATTGATGATTATGTACACCGTATTGGAAGAACAGGGCGAGCAGGAAAGAAAGGCCTTGCAACTGCGTTCTTTAATGACAACAATGCATCACTAGCTAGGCCTTTAGCAGATCTGATGCAAGAAGCGAATCAAGAAGTACCTGATTGGCTCTCACGGTATGCTGCTCGCTCTTCTATTGGTGGTGGACGGAATCGTCGAACAGGAGGAAGCCGATTTGGTGGCCGTGACTTTCGAAGAGAAGGTTCTTTTAGTAGGGGTGGTTCTGATTACTACAGTACAGGAAACAACAGTGGTGGATATGGCAATTCTGGTGGTTATGGTGGAGGATATGGTCCTGGGGTAACTAGTGCTTGGGACTGA